In Effusibacillus pohliae DSM 22757, a single genomic region encodes these proteins:
- the groES gene encoding co-chaperone GroES translates to MIKPLGDRVVIKAVEREEKTASGIVLPDTAKEKPQEGEVIAVGPGRYEDGKRIELDVKVGDRVIFSKYAGTEVKYDNVEYLILRENDILAVIEK, encoded by the coding sequence ATGATTAAGCCGCTCGGTGACCGTGTGGTGATCAAAGCTGTTGAACGCGAAGAGAAAACTGCTAGCGGAATCGTTCTTCCCGATACCGCAAAAGAAAAACCGCAAGAAGGCGAAGTGATCGCAGTAGGTCCTGGCCGTTACGAAGACGGCAAGCGGATTGAGCTGGACGTAAAAGTCGGCGACCGCGTCATTTTCTCAAAGTATGCAGGCACCGAAGTTAAGTATGACAATGTCGAATATCTGATCCTGCGCGAAAACGACATTCTGGCTGTGATCGAGAAGTAA
- the groL gene encoding chaperonin GroEL (60 kDa chaperone family; promotes refolding of misfolded polypeptides especially under stressful conditions; forms two stacked rings of heptamers to form a barrel-shaped 14mer; ends can be capped by GroES; misfolded proteins enter the barrel where they are refolded when GroES binds), translating into MAKEIKFREDARRAMLRGVDALADAVKVTLGPKGRNVVLEKKFGSPLITNDGVTIAKEIELEDAFENMGAQLVKEVATKTNDVAGDGTTTATVLAQALIREGLKNVTAGANPMILRKGIEKAVRAAVEEIKKISKQVEGRENIAQVAAISAGDEEIGVLIADAMEKVGKDGVITVEESKGFTTELEVVEGMQFDRGYISPYMVTDADKMEAVLDEPFILITDKKVSNIQEILPVLERVVQSGRPLLLIAEDVEGEALATLVVNKLRGTFTAVAVKAPGFGDRRKAMLQDIAILTGGQVISEELGLELKNTTIDQLGRARQVRVSKENTIIVDGAGNKADIDARINQIKVQLEETTSEFDKEKLQERLAKLAGGVAVIKVGAATETELKEKKLRIEDALNATRAAVEEGIVSGGGTALVNVISALDNVQAEGDELTGVKIVRKALEAPVRQIAENAGYEGAVIVERLKTEKLGIGFNAATGEWVDMIAAGIVDPAKVTRSALQNAASVAAMFLTTEAVVAEKPEKEKAPAMPGGGMDMM; encoded by the coding sequence GTGGCTAAAGAGATTAAGTTTCGTGAAGACGCTCGTCGTGCGATGCTGCGCGGCGTTGATGCTCTGGCAGATGCGGTAAAAGTTACGCTCGGTCCGAAAGGCCGCAACGTGGTTTTGGAAAAGAAATTCGGTTCCCCGCTCATCACCAATGACGGCGTAACCATTGCAAAAGAGATCGAACTGGAAGATGCGTTTGAAAATATGGGTGCGCAGCTGGTGAAAGAAGTTGCCACCAAAACGAACGACGTAGCGGGTGACGGTACGACCACGGCTACCGTTCTGGCGCAAGCGCTGATCCGCGAAGGCCTGAAAAACGTAACGGCCGGCGCTAACCCGATGATTCTCCGCAAAGGAATCGAAAAAGCGGTTCGGGCAGCTGTAGAAGAAATCAAGAAAATCTCCAAGCAAGTCGAGGGCCGCGAAAACATCGCACAAGTGGCTGCCATTTCCGCCGGCGACGAAGAGATCGGCGTGCTGATTGCTGACGCGATGGAAAAAGTTGGAAAAGATGGCGTCATCACCGTCGAAGAGTCGAAAGGTTTCACCACCGAACTCGAAGTGGTGGAAGGGATGCAGTTCGACCGCGGTTACATTTCTCCGTACATGGTAACCGACGCTGACAAGATGGAAGCAGTGCTCGACGAGCCGTTTATCCTGATCACCGACAAGAAAGTCAGCAACATTCAAGAGATCCTGCCGGTTCTGGAGCGTGTCGTTCAGTCCGGTCGTCCGCTGTTGCTGATTGCGGAAGACGTGGAAGGCGAGGCGCTGGCAACGTTGGTGGTCAATAAGCTGCGCGGCACCTTCACCGCAGTGGCCGTGAAAGCTCCTGGATTCGGTGACCGGCGGAAAGCGATGCTGCAAGACATTGCGATCCTCACCGGCGGACAAGTGATCTCGGAAGAGCTCGGACTCGAACTGAAGAACACCACGATCGACCAACTGGGCCGCGCCCGTCAGGTTCGCGTGTCTAAGGAGAACACGATCATCGTTGACGGTGCGGGCAACAAGGCGGATATCGACGCACGCATCAATCAGATCAAAGTGCAGTTGGAAGAAACCACTTCCGAATTCGATAAAGAAAAACTGCAAGAGCGCCTGGCGAAATTGGCAGGCGGCGTAGCGGTCATCAAAGTCGGTGCGGCTACCGAAACCGAGCTGAAAGAGAAGAAACTGCGCATCGAAGACGCTCTGAACGCAACCCGTGCTGCAGTCGAAGAAGGGATTGTTTCCGGCGGTGGTACCGCACTGGTGAATGTAATCTCGGCTCTCGACAACGTGCAGGCGGAAGGCGACGAGCTGACGGGTGTCAAGATCGTTCGCAAAGCGCTGGAAGCGCCGGTTCGCCAAATCGCCGAAAATGCGGGTTATGAAGGGGCCGTCATCGTGGAGCGCCTGAAGACCGAGAAACTCGGCATCGGTTTCAATGCGGCTACCGGCGAATGGGTCGACATGATTGCTGCAGGTATCGTGGATCCGGCAAAAGTTACCCGTTCCGCTCTGCAAAACGCAGCATCTGTTGCCGCTATGTTCCTCACCACCGAAGCAGTCGTGGCGGAAAAACCGGAAAAAGAAAAAGCACCCGCAATGCCGGGCGGCGGTATGGACATGATGTAA
- a CDS encoding site-specific integrase gives MRGHIRKRGSKWCVVLFLGYDEKGKKKYKWHSGFNTKKEAEKFLAAKVQEVHAGLYTEPSKDTFAAFLDKWLDDKKSRVRLRTYEIYERTIRLHVKPHLGHIELGKLKPQHLREFYAKLQSGDKPLSNRYVSQIHTMIHDALETAVSWEYLPRNVADMVKAPKPEQKKFSVWTLEEVQRFLEVARHDRFYIAYLLAITTGMRQGEILALRWSDIDLPNGRLFVQRTTTQVRGTIEFGDPKSDSGKRMIALPHEVIGDLLKHKKDQDREKELMGDAYRDQDLVVARKNGDVVAQSLLREHFTKLIQKADLPYIRFHDLRHTHASLLLQQGVHPKIVSERLGHSKISITLDTYSHVLPGLQEQVAKDFGNALFGNRNALPK, from the coding sequence ATGCGAGGACATATTCGAAAACGTGGATCGAAATGGTGCGTGGTTCTCTTTTTGGGATACGATGAGAAAGGCAAAAAGAAATACAAATGGCACAGCGGCTTCAATACGAAAAAAGAAGCGGAAAAATTTCTGGCCGCCAAAGTCCAGGAGGTTCATGCAGGTCTTTACACCGAACCATCCAAGGACACCTTCGCTGCGTTCCTGGACAAGTGGCTCGATGATAAAAAAAGCCGTGTGCGTTTACGGACATACGAAATCTACGAACGCACCATCCGGCTTCATGTAAAGCCCCACCTTGGGCATATTGAGTTAGGCAAACTCAAGCCACAGCACTTACGGGAATTCTATGCGAAATTGCAATCTGGAGACAAGCCATTATCCAACCGGTATGTGTCGCAAATTCATACCATGATCCACGACGCACTGGAAACAGCCGTCAGTTGGGAATATCTTCCCCGCAATGTTGCGGATATGGTAAAAGCTCCAAAGCCGGAGCAGAAAAAATTCTCTGTTTGGACCTTGGAGGAAGTTCAACGATTTCTGGAGGTTGCCCGTCACGATCGGTTTTACATTGCGTATCTATTGGCCATCACCACAGGGATGCGGCAAGGTGAGATTCTCGCGTTGCGGTGGAGTGATATCGATCTGCCAAACGGGCGTTTATTCGTACAACGAACCACCACCCAAGTAAGAGGCACCATCGAATTTGGGGATCCCAAATCCGACAGCGGGAAGCGAATGATCGCCTTGCCTCATGAAGTTATAGGGGATTTGTTGAAACACAAAAAGGATCAGGACAGAGAAAAGGAACTGATGGGAGATGCCTACAGGGATCAAGACTTAGTGGTCGCCCGCAAAAATGGTGATGTGGTCGCACAGTCTCTTTTACGCGAACACTTCACCAAGCTGATCCAAAAAGCAGACTTGCCTTACATTCGTTTTCATGATCTTCGTCATACCCACGCCAGTTTATTGCTTCAGCAAGGAGTCCATCCCAAAATTGTATCCGAACGTCTTGGACATTCCAAGATCAGTATCACCCTCGACACTTATTCTCACGTTTTACCTGGACTGCAGGAGCAGGTAGCAAAAGATTTCGGAAACGCACTTTTCGGCAATCGAAACGCTTTACCGAAATAA
- a CDS encoding LexA family protein, translating into MGKDYETPYVGEVPSLTTTLLEPKEDYPLLRVSTFDFNRRYAVQITDQGLDGFGIHPGDYLIFREQRWPTSEAQICLVTFGDEVTIRILEYIYNSEVTLRVTGDQIPPLELAPTDFAVIGVLTGVVKQELAQLVYHEGFKQYDW; encoded by the coding sequence ATGGGAAAAGATTACGAAACCCCTTATGTGGGAGAAGTGCCCTCGCTTACAACGACTCTCCTGGAGCCAAAGGAAGATTACCCGCTTCTGAGAGTCTCCACTTTTGATTTCAACAGGCGGTATGCCGTTCAAATCACTGACCAAGGTCTGGATGGCTTCGGAATTCATCCGGGAGACTATCTCATCTTTCGGGAACAACGCTGGCCGACTTCCGAGGCGCAGATCTGCCTGGTGACTTTCGGCGACGAGGTAACGATCCGGATTCTTGAATACATCTACAACTCGGAAGTTACGCTTCGGGTCACCGGCGACCAGATCCCTCCGCTTGAACTGGCACCGACCGATTTTGCCGTAATCGGCGTTCTAACGGGTGTTGTAAAGCAGGAGCTGGCCCAACTGGTGTATCACGAAGGATTTAAGCAATATGACTGGTGA
- a CDS encoding ImmA/IrrE family metallo-endopeptidase, translating to MLELLESYQPVPLEDAILAFYRKHHIANPDEIDLDWMAREANIWIHYKPHPSASYELRGMWSVIVDDRLPEPQQRVELAHELGHVFLHVGHQIAINADLKARQEWQADRFAMYLLCPTPMIADHMITAESRGQLVDHFADTFNVPDYFMDARLKLLEQRLQMLAAQRQFAAALESLPQYGRDYDQVVRHPVNPRIEYYLREGRVVYQRKRAEV from the coding sequence ATGCTCGAACTTCTCGAATCCTACCAACCAGTTCCGCTTGAGGACGCGATCCTCGCCTTCTACCGCAAGCACCATATTGCCAATCCTGACGAGATCGACCTTGACTGGATGGCCCGGGAAGCGAACATCTGGATCCACTACAAACCGCATCCGTCTGCCAGTTATGAGCTGCGCGGCATGTGGTCCGTTATCGTGGACGACCGGCTGCCAGAACCGCAACAGCGGGTGGAGCTGGCACATGAACTCGGTCACGTTTTCCTCCACGTTGGACACCAAATAGCGATAAACGCGGACCTCAAGGCGAGGCAGGAATGGCAAGCGGACAGGTTCGCCATGTATCTGCTGTGTCCCACGCCGATGATCGCGGATCACATGATAACAGCCGAAAGCCGCGGGCAATTGGTTGACCATTTTGCGGATACGTTCAACGTCCCGGATTACTTCATGGATGCCCGGCTGAAACTCTTGGAGCAGCGTCTTCAGATGCTAGCCGCCCAACGGCAGTTTGCGGCCGCTCTGGAATCCCTGCCGCAATACGGACGGGACTATGATCAGGTCGTACGGCATCCGGTGAATCCCCGGATCGAGTACTACCTTCGCGAAGGGCGGGTTGTGTATCAACGAAAACGTGCGGAGGTGTAA
- a CDS encoding helix-turn-helix domain-containing protein, whose product MFGERLRQLRKQKNLTMKEFGKKFGLAESTISGYENGTRTPDLETIEKFADFFGVTVDYLVKGRTEPPKEGQVPDISPEEREFLNWVKENLESAFFYDFHKSPEEQKEEMMRGLRLIWELEKNRKPGQKQGE is encoded by the coding sequence ATGTTCGGTGAACGGCTGCGACAATTGCGCAAACAAAAAAACTTAACGATGAAAGAGTTCGGGAAAAAGTTCGGTCTAGCCGAATCAACCATATCTGGTTATGAAAATGGTACCAGAACACCTGATCTCGAGACGATCGAAAAATTTGCCGACTTCTTTGGTGTGACTGTTGATTATTTAGTCAAAGGCCGCACCGAACCACCAAAAGAGGGACAAGTCCCTGATATCTCTCCCGAAGAACGCGAATTTCTCAATTGGGTCAAGGAAAACCTGGAGAGCGCGTTCTTCTACGACTTCCACAAGTCGCCCGAGGAGCAGAAGGAAGAAATGATGCGTGGGTTGCGGCTGATCTGGGAACTGGAGAAGAACCGGAAACCGGGGCAAAAGCAGGGAGAGTGA
- a CDS encoding helix-turn-helix domain-containing protein, translating to MASLVRQARLEAGMSIEEAAKKLGISAGYLSQIEKGQRQVGAERAEKIAKLYKKKKEEIFLPSRYAIREVENEHSANTA from the coding sequence ATGGCTAGTTTGGTGAGACAGGCCAGGTTGGAAGCCGGAATGAGTATTGAAGAAGCGGCGAAAAAACTGGGCATTTCAGCTGGATACCTGTCTCAAATCGAGAAAGGGCAGCGTCAAGTCGGTGCAGAGAGGGCAGAAAAAATCGCCAAGCTATACAAAAAGAAAAAAGAAGAAATTTTTTTGCCAAGTCGCTACGCGATACGAGAAGTTGAAAATGAACATTCAGCTAACACGGCATAG
- a CDS encoding helix-turn-helix domain-containing protein, producing the protein MSFEETIRQIIREEIRAAFKELSVTNHDTRDYSQYPASLKVEDVAEIMRIGLNSAYELTRRPGFPAIRDGWKIRIPRDAFFRWYEQEALRNTGEAASR; encoded by the coding sequence ATGTCCTTCGAGGAAACCATCCGCCAAATCATACGTGAGGAAATCCGGGCGGCGTTCAAGGAACTTTCTGTTACCAATCACGATACGCGGGACTACTCCCAGTATCCGGCCAGCCTGAAGGTGGAGGACGTAGCCGAGATCATGCGGATCGGCCTCAATAGCGCGTACGAATTGACCCGGCGGCCCGGATTCCCGGCAATTCGAGATGGTTGGAAAATCCGAATTCCACGGGATGCGTTTTTCCGGTGGTATGAGCAGGAAGCGCTGCGTAACACCGGGGAGGCGGCCAGTCGATGA